In the Arachis stenosperma cultivar V10309 chromosome 8, arast.V10309.gnm1.PFL2, whole genome shotgun sequence genome, GTCACATGGACAGTTTGTTCTACTTGGATTTGTCGAACAATTCTCTGACCGGAGGAATTCCGAAAAGCTTGACAGAGTTGAGGGGCCTCATGTCGACGAATTGTACCCGGCCGAATCTCACGGTATCCTCCGGCATTCCACTCTTTGTGAAGAGAAATAAGAGTGCTAGTGGACTACAATATAACCAGGCCTCGAGTTTCCCTCCATCAATTTTGTTGAGCAATAACATGTTGAGTGGAAGTATATGGCCTGAAATCGGTCACTTGAAAGATCTTCATGTCTTAGATTTGAGCAGGAATAACATTTCTGGTACCATTCCTAGCACTATCTCAGAGATGGAGAACTTGGAAATGTTGGATTTATCTTACAACGACCTTGTTGGATCAATCCCTGAATCATTTAACAACCTCACATTCTTGTCGAAGTTCAGTGTGGCATATAATCGATTGCAAGGAAAAATTCCAGATGGAGTACAATTTTATAGCTTCCCTAGTTCAAGCTTTGAGGGCAACTTGGGGCTTTGTGGATCCATTGATTTACCCTGCAAAAATGTCCCAAGTTTAAAGCCCAATTCGTCTTCTGGTTCTTCGAGAAAACGAGCTAATGTACTTGGCTTAACGATCGGCATAGGGATAGGGCTTGCACTGCTTCTTGCAATTATTCTGCTCAAGATGTCAAAGAGGGAAGATAAGCCAGTTGATAATTATGATGAGGAACTCAGCAATAGGCCACACAGGTTATCCGAAGCACTTGTTTCCTCGAAATTGGTTCTGTTTCATTCGGATTGCAAGGATCTAACTGTTGCGGATTTGTTAAAATCCACAAACAATTTCAATCAAGCAAATATTGTTGGTTGTGGTGGGTTTGGCCTTGTTTACAAGGCATATCTTCCGAATGGCACAAAAGCCGCCGTCAAGAGACTCTCCGGGGACTGTGGTCAGATGGAACGAGAATTCCAAGCCGAAGTAGAGGCCCTTTCAAGAGCTCAGCACAAGAACCTTGTTTCACTTAAAGGTTATTGTAAGCATGGCAATGACAGGCTGCTAATTTACTCTTACTTAGAGAATGGAAGCTTGGATTACTGGCTGCATGAGAGTGTGGACGGGAATTCGACTCTAAAATGGGACGTGAGGCTCAAGATTGCGCAAGGTGCAGCTCGCGGATTAGCTTACTTGCACAAGGGGTGCGAACCATACATAGTGCACCGTGACGTTAAATCCAGCAACATACTGTTGGATGACAAGTTCGAAGCTCATTTGGCTGATTTTGGTCTCTCAAGGCTACTTCAACCTTATGACACTCATGTCACAACAGATTTAGTAGGGACATTAGGGTACATTCCTCCAGAATATAGTCAGACACTGACGGCAACCTTCCGGGGCGATGTTTATAGCTTCGGCGTGGTTCTTCTCGAGCTTCTTACGGGTAGAAGGCCTGTGGAAGTCATCAAGGGGAAGAATTGCAGGAACTTGGTGTCTTGGGTGTTTCAGATGAAATATGAGAACAAGGAGCAAGAGATCTTTGATCCAGCAATTTGGCACAAGGATCATGAGAAACAGCTCTTGGAGGTTCTTGCTATTGCATGTAAATGTCTAGACCAAGATCCAAGGATGAGACCTAGCATTGAAGTAGTTGTTTCATGGCTTGATAGTGTAAGATTTGATGTCCCTCAACAGTGATCTTTATATATAGTTCTTGAAGTAATGCCTTTAGTTATCTGGGTTTTGGTTGGTGTTATCAAAATATCATCATTCACAATACATTTTGTAAAGCAAGTTTGTTGTAATATGAAAGGTGCAGTGTTTCTTAATACAGCTACTACcttggttttttttttccttttgaagCCATTTAGTTCATTATACTTGATATAggaatttttttctattctaaaataaaaaaaaaactttatttCCCCCCAAAAATTAATTAGACTTTAATTTCTGAAATAcgtttttttttcatttagGATAAGGTTCGCCGTACCCCGTGAACTTCTATATTTTTATAGAGCTCGTCGCATTTTTCGATACGAATTTCACTTCGTCTCTCTCCATAAGAAAAGTTGAAAAGTTGAATATTGAATAAGCAATAGCAATTATTATCATCGTCTCCAGGAGTTTATAGGAGTACCACAAGTGTACACAAGAATAGTGTAGTAGGAATGGTGCTCCCCaacatcttaaaaaaaaatctaatttggTTTAACAGTAGTTGCTATTGCTGCGATGTTAAAAAAGTCATGCTTGTTATTTGTTTAATATTCAATTCTCCAACTTTCTTTCTCATTTAAATTAAAccaaactaattttttttttaaacgaAGAGTTTTGATcatagtatatatattttttttcaaattagaAGTACAGAAGCGATTTAGGAGTATATATTTTTTCCAAACTAAAAGCAAAGAAGCGATTGAGAGAGTATAGAAATTTGAAGTTCATCGGGATACACAAATTTTATGAAGTTTGGGGTACGACAAACTTGTCTTCACAAAAAACAGTTGAATTCGAGAAATTAAAGTCTGATTAATTTtcttgaaaaaatatatatttttttaattttagaatcgAAAAGAATCCACTTGATATAGGTGTACATGTACAAAGACTTATATAAATATTGCTGCAATAAGAAATTAAGCAGCAATATTAAATATGCAGCTTTTGCTTTCACTATGTAAATTAAGGTAATATAATTAATGTGATTTATTCACCTTGATATGCATTTATGTGTTCAATGTGCATGTGAGGCATGGAGAACATGACAAAAAAGCTTCAAATCCTTCCAAATTTAGGTGTCTTTATTCTACAGGCTGACTTTTATATACCCTGGTCTGAATAAGTTGAGTTTtggattattattttttgtttttattctttgaTTTTGTTAGATTCACATTGTGTGGCTGCAATTTGTGGATTGTGGTTGTACCTAAAAAGTGTGCATGGACCATAAGTCATTatccttttcttaattttttataaaccATAAATTTCACAAACTAATGTTGCTCACTTTGTCTAAATGTTTATTTAAGCATGGAAAAAACAAATTCCAAAAGGCATAGCAAATTGTCTAAACAAGCCACCCTAAGGCACATTTTGGCCTTAGCTTGAAAGCTCCTTACCTATATCGA is a window encoding:
- the LOC130944384 gene encoding phytosulfokine receptor 2 produces the protein MVILRCLSVTIILQWCMLACLLWQAISSSCDPLDSSALKEFAGNLTKNNFMTSWSNDVSCCKWYGVICGNVTGGGGGAASSRVTKLNLPEIGLNGTIPASLSKLDQLIFLNLSFNHLGGRLPVEFSNLKLLRILDLSHNMLSGPVSAAISGLQSIQVLNISSNSFDEDMLKLGEFPQLLALNMSNNSFNGRFNSRICSSSKGLQTLDLSANHLVGGLEGLDNCAKSLQQLHLDSNSFTGTLPDSLYSFSALEQFSVSANNLSGQLSRELSKLSSLTALVVSGNRFSGELPNVFQSLLNLEQLVAHANSFTGPLPSTLAFCSKLKVLDLKNNSLSGQIDLDFTGLSNLSTLDLATNHFNGSLPNSLSNCRELKVLSLARNGLTGRIPESYANLTMLSFVSISNNSLVDLSGALSVLKQCKNLTTLIFTKNFHGEEIPQNVTLGFESLLILAFGNCGLKGQIPPWISNCRKLGVLDLSWNNLNGSIPSWIGHMDSLFYLDLSNNSLTGGIPKSLTELRGLMSTNCTRPNLTVSSGIPLFVKRNKSASGLQYNQASSFPPSILLSNNMLSGSIWPEIGHLKDLHVLDLSRNNISGTIPSTISEMENLEMLDLSYNDLVGSIPESFNNLTFLSKFSVAYNRLQGKIPDGVQFYSFPSSSFEGNLGLCGSIDLPCKNVPSLKPNSSSGSSRKRANVLGLTIGIGIGLALLLAIILLKMSKREDKPVDNYDEELSNRPHRLSEALVSSKLVLFHSDCKDLTVADLLKSTNNFNQANIVGCGGFGLVYKAYLPNGTKAAVKRLSGDCGQMEREFQAEVEALSRAQHKNLVSLKGYCKHGNDRLLIYSYLENGSLDYWLHESVDGNSTLKWDVRLKIAQGAARGLAYLHKGCEPYIVHRDVKSSNILLDDKFEAHLADFGLSRLLQPYDTHVTTDLVGTLGYIPPEYSQTLTATFRGDVYSFGVVLLELLTGRRPVEVIKGKNCRNLVSWVFQMKYENKEQEIFDPAIWHKDHEKQLLEVLAIACKCLDQDPRMRPSIEVVVSWLDSVRFDVPQQ